Part of the Candidatus Omnitrophota bacterium genome, AATCCCATCCGCACCTTTATGGACCATCCCCGCCATCCTGTTCATTTAACGCCGGATGGTCCAGAAATCGCCTCCGAGGGTTTCCAGATATTTAAACGGCATCGTAAAATATCCGCTCATGCCCCATGTCTTGCCCCAGGAATTGCGTACAATGAACCTTTTGGCCTTCTGGTCGTATCCCGCGGCCATGACAGCATGGCCGCCTATTTCAACCTCATCGTCACCCGGCATGTTGACTATACCGGTGCGCTTTACCTTGGAAGATTCGAAGCTTTCATATACGGCAAAACCGAATACGAACGGGTAGCCTTCGGTAAGGCATATCAGCATCTCTTGTATGGTGTGGAGACGGTGGTAGGATTGGATAAGGTGTTTTTTAGCCTCAATATAGCAGTCCTTAGAGGGCTTTTGGGCGAATTTTGATATCTTATACGGCCAGGTCACTTCATGGCAGGCACCTTCATTCTTCAATGTCTTTATGCCGTCTCTCAGGGAGGCGCCTGAATCATAATCAACCGTATCCATCAGCACTCTCTCATTATAATAGATAAAGAGCCGGCTGACATCCGTATAAACATCATCTATCTTCTTATCGAGAAATTCGAGGTTCCCGGCTAGGGCCTGGGCTGTACAGCTTCCCAAATCACCCTGACGCTCTATTTCGGGACACCTCTCCCTTAGGTCTACCTTATTCTGGAGCCTGATAACAGGTTTTATCGCCCTATAGAGGTAATCCCTCTGATCCGGTATATCCGGCACCCAACCGTAGTTTTTTGAATCGCGTATCATGTTTTTCTAACGTTCATGGTTTTCTTATTATGTGGAATATGGGGTCGATAAATTATAAAAAATAGGAATTCGATATGGTCGGTCATAATTATTATAGGGGTTTTAATAGGCTGGGATGATGTTTTTTGATAAACTCCAGCACTATATTCAGGAAGTCTTCCGCCTCTCCGATCAATTCGTCGGTTTCTGATTCCGATATCTCTCCTGTACGCCTGTAATCAGTTATATTTCTTTTAGATCTGCAGGAATCGAAATAATCCGCAATATCGTTATAATTTTCACCCATTATAAACTTAAGAGACTTGAATACGGTATAATGATGTCCCCACCCTGTCGGCATATATCCCCTACAGTATATAATAGCGGTAGCCATTTGCAGAACCGCGTTATATGCTATAGCAAATCTTCTGTCGACGGATATGGTTTTGACTTTTGCGTCTTTGATGTCACGCCGGACAAGATCGAGAAGATTTTCAATCTCCTCTTTTGACGTCTTATGGGGTTTTAAGCTGCCCTGAGCTAATAAATCTTTTAAGCTCATTTTCGCTCCCTATGATAAATATCTTTTTCTTTTTTAATA contains:
- a CDS encoding C1 family peptidase; its protein translation is MIRDSKNYGWVPDIPDQRDYLYRAIKPVIRLQNKVDLRERCPEIERQGDLGSCTAQALAGNLEFLDKKIDDVYTDVSRLFIYYNERVLMDTVDYDSGASLRDGIKTLKNEGACHEVTWPYKISKFAQKPSKDCYIEAKKHLIQSYHRLHTIQEMLICLTEGYPFVFGFAVYESFESSKVKRTGIVNMPGDDEVEIGGHAVMAAGYDQKAKRFIVRNSWGKTWGMSGYFTMPFKYLETLGGDFWTIRR
- a CDS encoding SAV_6107 family HEPN domain-containing protein, which translates into the protein MSLKDLLAQGSLKPHKTSKEEIENLLDLVRRDIKDAKVKTISVDRRFAIAYNAVLQMATAIIYCRGYMPTGWGHHYTVFKSLKFIMGENYNDIADYFDSCRSKRNITDYRRTGEISESETDELIGEAEDFLNIVLEFIKKHHPSLLKPL